In the Hordeum vulgare subsp. vulgare chromosome 7H, MorexV3_pseudomolecules_assembly, whole genome shotgun sequence genome, one interval contains:
- the LOC123412214 gene encoding protein BUNDLE SHEATH DEFECTIVE 2, chloroplastic: protein MAATSGLTATVTSPPAALRTSPPPVLFLRPISRCSRLHSLKAKAAAKDQGEKKPEATKKKAYSLVCTACEGNGAIACTQCKGGGENLEDHFGGRFKAGGLCWLCRGKREILCGSCNGAGFLGGFMSTADDTSE from the exons ATGGCGGCCACCTCCGGCCTCACGGCCACCGTCACCTCCCCTCCGGCCGCCCTTAGAACCTCGCCTCCTCCCGTGCTCTTCCTCCGCCCCATCTCTCGCTGCTCCAGGCTCCATTCCCTCAAGGCCAAG GCAGCAGCAAAGGACCAGGGCGAAAAGAAGCCCGAAGCTACCAAAAAGAAGGCATACAGTCTTGTTTGCACTGCCTGTGAAGGGAATG GCGCAATCGCATGCACCCAATGCAAGGGAGGTGGGGAGAATTTGGAAGACCATTTCGGTGGCCGATTCAAAGCTGGAGGCTTATGCTGGCTTTGCAG AGGAAAGCGTGAAATTCTATGTGGGAGCTGCAATGGCGCTGGCTTCTTGGGTGGATTTATGAGCACTGCCGACGACACTTCCGAATGA